GATGCAGGACGGCCGCACGAGAATGGACGCTGCCCTGGTGAGCGGGGTCTCGCACGGCGAACAGCGCATCCTCTCCGACACGGCCCACCACCGACTCTGCTTCGACCGACCCGATGCCGTGACCCAGGCGATCCGCGACGTCATCGACCGCGCGGCTCGCCTCTAGAATCGGCCGGATCACATTTCACGTAGACCCTGATCGCGATTCGCGTAAACCCCCGATCGCCATTCACGTAGACCCGAGGAGGACGGTGCTCACGATCAGCCGGCTCGCGGCGACCGCCGGAGTGACCGTGCGCACCGTCCGCCACTACCACCACGTCGGCCTCTTGCCCGAGCCCGAGCGCGATGCCTCCGGCTACCGCCGGTACAGCGCGCAGGCGGCAGTGGATCTCATCCGGATCAGAACCCTCGCCGATGCGGGGGTACCACTGGCCCGAATCGACGCGCTGCTGCACGCGCAGCCGACCGAATTCGCCGCGGCCGTCACCGACATCGACGCGGAACTGCGGCGCAAGATCGGCCAACTCACCGAATACCGCCGCCGGATCGCCCAACTGGACAGCGGCGAAAGGCTTGTCCTGCCCCCCGAGGTGGTCGCCATCCTGGACCGGATGCGCGGCCTCGGGGTCAGCGAACGGAGGGTGCTGCTCGAGCGCGACGCGTGGATCCTGATGCAGGCGCTGGATCCGCACGTCATGCCGGAGCGGATACGGGACAAGAACGCGGGCTTGGACGACCCCGAGACCACGCGCCTGTTTCTCGCCTGTGATCAGGCAGTCGAATGGGATCCGTACGATCCACGCCTGGAGCGGCTCATCGACGACCTGGACGCGTGGGAGATCAAACAGGAACGGGACGGCAGCCGGCCGGGGTATCTGAAGCTGGTGTCTTCCCGGATCTCCGAGGCGTCACCGGCATGGCAACGCATCGTCGACGCGCTCGACCACCGCGCCGAGCGGCGCCGCACCGCCGGGCGCGCGAGCTGAAGCAGGCGGCTCAGGACGGCAGGAATCCGGCCCGGAAGTGCGTGAACAGCGTGGTGTACGACGTCGCGTCACCGTCCGCGAGGCGGCCCGCCGCCCAGAGGTAGAAGTCGTCCGCCTCCGCGTCGATCCAGTCGTACGTCGGGTCGAAAGGGCCCGAGTCCGGTGCAGGGTAGGGGAGTTCGAGGGCCGTGCCCTGGGCGTCCTCGATCGTGAAGAGGCGGGTGCCGTGCGCCTGGGTCGACTGATGGACCGTCACCGTGGCGCAGTTCCAGCGGTGTTCGCCGTGCTGCAGCCACAGGGTCTCCGTGTCGGCGTACAACGCCGTCGCCGCGTCCGCGCCCACGTGGACGAAGCCGTGGCAACGGCCGGACGCGGGGGAGAGGAGCCCCGTTCGGGGGTTCAGCTCCCACGTCCGGCCGTGGTGGTCGTAGTCCCGCAGGATCATGGAGGTCAGCCGCGCGGCGGGATGCCGAGTTCCTGGTCGACGGCGGCGCTGGTGCGGGTGGCCGCCTCGATGACCTTGGCCCAGCTGCCGTACTTGGCGTACTGCTGGTCTGCGGTCGGGCCCAGCGGGTTGCCGTACTTCTCCATGTTCCGCTGCTCCAGGGCCTGCACCGCCTCGGGGGTCATCCCGGCGCGGGTGATGTCCTTGGCATGGTTGCGCATGTCGACCAGGACGCGGGCGATCTCCTCGTCGGAGCGGCCCTCCTCGTGCATGTGGTCCGCCACGGCCTCCATGGTGTCCAGGAGCAGGTGGTAGCGGAGCCGGGTCTCGCGGGCCTGCTCGCGCTCCTGCGGGCTCATCTGCCGGATGAGGCAGACCGCGGGGTCCCTGCTGGTGCACGGTTCGTCCGCGGTGGGAGGCGGGGCGAGCAGTGTGCTGACGGACGCCGCCTGCGGCACCCGGACGTCCGCGTGGGCGTGCGCCGGGGCGAGCAGGACGGTGCTCAGCGTGGTCAGCAGGGGGAGGAGGAACAGGGCGACGAGTCGGGGGAGGGCGGCGCGGACGGGGGAAGCGGCCATGAGACGGGCACGCACGTAGGAACTCTCCTTCACCTGACGGCAGGTCAATCGGGGCGAAGGGGACGTTACGGCGAGAGGTCGTCGCCGGGCGGCCGTCGCTGCCGCGCGTCCGGGTGATGGGCAGGGCGTTCACCGTGACGTACCACGTACACGTCACGTACCACGTACACGTCACGCGCCATCAGGAACGTCACGCGCCACCAGCGGAACGTCACGCGTCGGCAGCCGACCGTCAGGTGCCGGCCGGCCGCAGGCTCAACGCGTGCAGGGCCAGCTGCATCTCGAACTGCGCGGCCGGATCGTGCAGCCGGTCGCCGAAGACCTCGTCCAGCTGCCGCAGGCGGTAGCGGACGGTCTGCGGGTGGACGGCGAGGCGGGTGGCGACCTCGCTCGCGTTGTGCCCGGACCGGAGCCAGCACAGCAGCGTCTCCGCAAGGCGTTCGCGCTGCGGCGAGCGCACTTCCCGCAGCGGCAGCAGATGCCGCTGGGCGAGCGCGTCGATCAGCGCCTCGTCGTGGAAGAGCAGCAGCGTCGCCAGATGGTCCGCGCAGTGCAGGAGGCCCGCGTGGGGCAGGATGCCGCGCCGGGAGAGCTCCAGGGCGTCGAGCGCCCAGCGCAGCGAGCGTGCCCCCTCGTGCAGCGCCACCGTGGGACCGATCACCGCGCGCAGCCCCTGCAGCGCGGCCGCGATCGTGCGGGCACGGCCGGGTCCTTCCGGGTCGGGTACGACGAGACAGCCGGGCTGCTCGGAGAAGCGGGCGAGGAACTCCGGCGGCACGATGGGCCGGATGGTCTCGGGGGTGAGGGCGTGGTCGATGACGACGACGGCCACCTCGCGCGGGATGGGCCACTGGGCGCTCTGCGCGAGATCGGCGATGGCCTCGGCGGACGCCGGCGGATCGGCGGTGAGCAGACCGATGAGCCGGTCCCGGCGCTGCTGCAGCTCACCGGCCGCGTGCAGCCGGGCCTCGGTGTAGCCCGCGGTCGTCGCCGCGGCCATCTCGTCCAGGTGCAGGAAGAGCGCCTCGCCGAAGGCGGCGAGCACATGCCGGGGCAACAGGTCGGCGTCGACCAGGGCGTTGACCCTGCGCCACGTCACCCGCGCGCCGAGCCGCAGCGCCGACTGGAACGAGTCGAGGCTGCGCCCCTCGTCCGCCTCGCCCCTGCCGATGCTCTGATAGGTGGCCTTCACCGACTCCCAGTCGGTGTCCGGGTGGGCCATGCGGGCGAGGAATCCCTGCAGGGCCTGCTCCACACCGCGGTTCACGACGTGCATGTACGTGTTGTCCGTCGGCCGGGCGTACTCCGGTATCTCCGTACGTATGGCCTGCACCACCTCCGCGGTGATGTCGTCCAGATACGGCCGAACATGGTCGTGCAGGCCCGAGGGAAAGGCGCTGAACGCGGCGTGCGACTTCTCTGCGGGGGCGCTCAGGGGTGCCGGAGTGCCGGCCGAGGCCATGCCCGCGGGCGGCATCGATCCGTTGACCATGGAGTGCTCCCTCTGCGCGCGGGACAAACGTTCGGTGAAGATACCGCCCGAAGGTGCGCGGAAGACCATCGGGTGATGGACACACATGGTGCGGCCTCTTGTCACTCGGGGGACAAGAGGCCGCAACGGTGAACTCGGTCACGGCAGCGGGCAGTTGCCGAACTCCAGGTACGTCACACGCCGTCCAGGAACGCACCCGTCCGTGACGCGCTCACCCGCGTGAGCTCCTTCGGGGTGCCCTCGGCCACGATCTCGCCGCCCGCCGCGCCGCCCTCGGGACCCAGGTCGACGACCCAGTCGGCGGCGCGGATGACGTCGAGGTTGTGCTCGATGGTGATGACGCTGTTCCCGGCGTCGACCAGGCGTTGCAGCACGCCGAGCAGCCGTGCCGTGTCGGCGGCATGCAGGCCGGTGCTCGGCTCGTCCAGGAGATACAGCGTGCGGCCCGTGGCGCGGCGGCCCAACTCCTTGGCCAGCTTGACGCGTTGGGCCTCGCCGCCGGACAGGGTGGTCGCGGGCTGCCCGAGCTGAAGATAGCCGAGCCCGACGTCGGACATCCGCTGGAGGCGCGTGGCCGCGCCCGGCACGGCCTCGAAGAGGGAGAGCGCCTCGTCGACGGTCATCTCAAGGACCTGCGCGATGTCATGACCGCCGTACCGCGCACCGAGCACCTCGGCCCGGAAGCGGCGGCCCCGGCAGGCAGGACAGCGCACCTCCACGTCGGGGAGGAAGTGCATCTGCACCGTGAGGACCCCCGCGCCCGCGCAGCGCTCGCAGCGGCCACCCGCCACGTTGAACGAGAAGTGCCCGGCGGTCAGCCCCCGTTGCCGTGCGTCGGCGCTCGCGGCGAACGCCTCACGGATCGGGGTGAACGCGTCCGAGTACGTCGCCGCGTTCGACCGCGGCACCCGGCTGATCGCCTGCTGGTCGATGGTGACGACCTTGTCGATGTGCTCCCAGCCGTCGATCCCGTCGTGCGCCCCCGGCGCCTCGCCCGCACCGTGGAAACGCTGCCGCGCCGCACGGCCCAGAATGTCAAGGACCAACGACGACTTGCCCGATCCCGAAGGGCCGCTCACCGCGATGAGCCGCCCCAGCGGCAGCCGCGCGGTGACGTTCCTGAGGTTGTGCGCCCGCGCCCCGCGGATCACCAACTCCTTGCCGGTGCCCGGCCGGTGGGCCGCGGGCAGCGGCATCGCAAGGCGCCCCGACAGATGGTCGCCGGTGACCGACCCGGGGGTCGCCGCCACCTCCCGCGGCGACCCCGCGGCGACGATGCGCCCGCCGTCGCGGCCCGCGCCGGGCCCGACATCGATGACGTGGTCGGCCGCCCGCAGCACGTCCAGGTCGTGCTCGACGACCAGGACCGTGTTGCCCAGATCGCGCAGCCGGCGCAGGACGCCGACCAGTCGTGCGGTGTCCGCGGGATGCAGCCCGATCGTCGGCTCGTCCAGGACGTACAGCACGCCCGTGAGTCCGCTGCCGAGCAGCGAGGAGAGCCGCAAGCGCTGGGCCTCGCCCGCGGAGAGACTGGGGGTGGCCCGCTCCAGGGTCAGATAGCCGACGCCGACGTCGGTCAGACGCCGCACACGTTCCCGCAGATCGTCCACGATGGGCTCGGTGACCTGCCACGCCTCGTCGTCGGTGACATGGCCGCGCAGTGCGCCGATCCACTCGGCGAGCTCGTCGAGCGGCAGCCGCGCCGCGTCGACGATGGTGAGACCGGCGACGGTGACCTGCCGGCTCTCCGGCCGAAGCCGGGTGCCTTCGCAGTCCGGGCAGACGTCGTTGACGAGGAACTTCTCCGTCTTCTCGCGGTAGGCGGCATCATCGATGCGTTCGGCGTACCGGCGCAGCACGGCCGTCACCACGCCCTCGAAACGTCCGCGCGCCACGGTGGCCGGTGGCTCGACGCCCGGGAAGTGGCGGCGGAACGCGTCACTCTCGACGCCGTGGAGCAGCAAGTCGCGTTGTACGTCGCCCAGTTCGCGTACGGGAGTGTCCGCGTGGAAAGTGAAGCCGTAGTGCTCCCCCGCGGCCCGCAGGACCGGGACGTTGCGCGCGGTCAGCACGGGCAGCCAGCCGAGCACGGCCCCCGCCGCGACGCTCAGCCCGTCGTCGACCAGGCGGCGCACATCGGCCTGGAACACGGTGCCGATACCGGTGCAGGTGGCGCACGCGCCGGCGGGCTTGTTGAAGGAGAAGGTGCCCATCACCATGCCGGGGACGGCCGTCCCGCAGTGCGGGCACGGCAGGGAGGGGGCTTCGCCGTCGGCGGACTCGCCCGCGGACGTCTCGTCGCCCCAGAGCTCGTCACCGTCCACGTGATAGGCGGGCGGGACGTCCTGCCCGCACGCCGGGCAGGGGCGGTGGCCGATGCGCGCCCACAGCAGACGCAGATAGGTGAAGACCTCGGTGACCGTGCCGACCGTCGACCGGGGGCTGCGGTTGGTCAGATGCTGGTCCACGCTGATCGACGGGGAGAGACCGGTGATCGAGTCGACCGCCGGCTTGCTGACGAACGTGGTGACCAGGCCGAGCGACTCCAGGTACTGCCGCTGGCCCTCCCGATGCAGGGTGTCGAACGCGATCGTGGACTTGCCGGAGCCGGAGAGCCCGGTCAGGACGACGAGCTTGTTCTTGGGGACGTCGAGCGACACGTTCTTGAGGTTGTGCAGGCGTGCGCCCTTGATGCGGATCGAGTCGGCGTTGACAGTGCTGGCATCCATGCCTTCAAGTGTTCCATTGAAGTCCTACTTGAGACTTTTGCAGCTGGATTGCCTGTACGAGTGAGAATCCGCGCCGCTAACCTTCAACTCGGGGATGCGTCCGGGCTGTCCGAAGGAGAGGTCGATCGATGAGCCGAGCCGAAACGGCACTGCGCCCCGTCGACCTGGCGCGGGCGGCCGGAGTCTCCACCCAGCAGATCCGCAACTACGCCGACGCGGGCATCCTGCCGCCCACCCCGCGCACGCCCGCCGGATACCGCAGGTTCGACACGCGCCACCGCCGCGCCCTGCTCGCCTACCGCGCGCTCGTTCCGGGGTACGGCCTGTACACCGCCCAGGCGATCATGCGGGCCGTGCACGCCGACGACCTCCCCCTGGCCCTCACCCTCATCGACGCGGGCCATGTCGAACTGCACGAGCAGCGGCGCTCCCTCCAGGCGGCGGGCGAGGCGCTGGAAGCCGTCGCGAAGGAGACCCCGGACGACACCCCGCAGGCCTCCGACGCACCGCGCCTGCGGATCGGAGAGGTCGCCGCCCGCCTGGGCGTGCGTACTTCGGCGCTGCGGGTGTGGGAGGCCGCGGGCCTGCTGCACCCGCAGCGCGAACCGGTCACCCACTACCGCTGGTTCGGCCCCACCGACGTACGCGACGCCCGCATCGTCAGCATCCTCCGACAGGGCCACTACCCCCTGCCCCAGATCCAGTCCGTCCTCGACGGACTGCGCGAGACGGGCAGCCCCGACGCCCTGCGCGCGGCCATCGCGCAACGCCTCGCGGCCCTGACGGGGCGGGCGACCGCCATGCTCGCGGCATCGGGCCGCCTGCACGGCTACGTCACCGGCGAACCCGAGTACGAACCCGATTCCGAGCACCAGCACGATCAGGCATGATCGGGCGATGGACGTGATCACAGGGACCGAGATGATCGACATTCCGGCGGGACGGGTGACCCTCTCCGACCGCCGGACGCGGCGCAGTTGGGCGGTCGACGTCGCGGCCTGTCGCATCGCGGCGTACCCGGTCACCCAGGCGCTCTACGCGCGGATCACCGGCCTCCGGCCCAGCACCGCAGACGGGGACAGGCTGCCGGTCGAAGGGGTCTCCTGGTGGGACGCGGTCCGGTTCTGCAACGCGCTGTCCGAGCACGACGGGTTCACGCCCGCCTACCGCATCGACGGCGAGAGCGACGGCGAAGGCATCGCGTGGGATGCGTCGGCCGACGGCTACCGACTGCCGACCGAGGCCGAGTGGGAGCACGCCTGCCGCGCAGGTACCGCCGGGCCGCACTACGGGCCGCTCGACGAGATCGCCTGGTACCGCGGCAACTCGGACGAGCGGATCCACGACGTGGGCGGCCGACGGCCCAACGCGTGGGGCCTGTACGACATGCTCGGCAACGTCTGGGACTGGTGCTGGGACATCTACGACCCGGATGTCTACGGCAGCTACCGGGTGCTGCGCGGCGGAGGCTGGTTCGACGAGCACTGGAGCTGCCGGGCCTCCGCGCGGCGGCGCAGCCACCCCAGCTACCGGGTCGACGACGTGGGCTTCCGCCTCGCGCGTTCCCTGGGGCGCTGACCGCCGCGCCGCGCCTCAGCGGTGTGCGTCGAGCACCTGCCGCAGGGTCTTCGCGAAGGGCTCCGGGGCGCCCTGCTGGCCGAACTCGCCGCCCAGGAAGCCGCCGTGGTGGCTGGGGAACATCGCGAGCTCGCTGTCGAGACCCGCGGCGATCCGGGCCGCGGCGCGGGCGGCCAACTCGCCGGCGGACTCCTGCCCGGCCGCGATGACGATCTTCGTGGACGCTGCGCGCAGAGCGGTGAAGTCGGGCTCGAATCCGGTGCAGCCGATCATGTTCTGGCCGAGCAGCGGGTCGTCGCGCGAACCGTCGTCCTCCACGGGAAGCCCGAAGTCGGCGGGCGAGGGCGCCGGTTCGTCCGCCCAGGTGTCCGGGAACGGCCCCTTCCGGCTCGTCACCGCGAGGAACTTCGCCATCGCGGGACCCATCCCGTCGCGCAGGTAAGTGGCGTGGATGTCCGCGCAGACGGCGAGCGCCGCCTCCCGGTCCGGGAGCACCTGCGCCGACGGCGGCTCGTGCGCGACCAGGGTGTGCACGAGGTGCCCGTGCCGCGCCACCAGAGCCAGCGCGTTCACGGCACCGCCACTGCTCGCGAACAGGTCCACGGCCCCCACGCCGAGCGCCTCGATCACCCGCCGGAGATCATCGGCGTGCTCATCGGGTCGGGTCTCCGTCGCACCGTCGGTGCGCGGGCTGCGGCCCGTACCCCGCGGGTCGTACGTGACGACGGTCCGGTCGGTGAAGTGCGAGGCCAGCGTGGTGAACCCGGTGGCGTCCATGGGCGAGCCGATCAGGAACAGCACACGGTCACCGGTCGCGTCGCCGCCGATCACACCGCCGTGAATGTCGTAGGTCAGCGTGGCCCCGGTCGCGGCCAGTGTGTGCGTTGTTGTCTCGGGCATGGGGTTCTCCTGAAGTCGTCGCGTTCTCAGGAAGTAAGACCGTCGGGACCGCCGGAACTCATCGCTCAGGCCGACGCCGGCGTTCTCTCAGGCGCCGCCATCGGCGAAGGCGCCCTTGCCGGCGAAGGCCAGATCGGCGAAGCGCTCGCCGATGCGGCGGTGGGTGGCCGCGTCCGGGTGGAGTGCGTCGGGGAGCGGCAGTTCGGCGAAGTCCGCATCGCCGTAGAGGTCGCGGCCGTCGAGGTGGTGGATGTTCGGGTCGTCGGCCGCCCGCTGTGCCACGATCCGGGCCAGCTCGTCCCGGATGACGGTCAGCGTCAGCTTTCCGTTCGCCGTCTCCGCCGGATCGCCCGTGGCCATGAACCGCAGCTGCCCGGTGCTCAGCGCGCTGAAGTCCGGCGCGCACGGGCCGGGCGTGTCCTCGTGGATGGGGCACAGGATGGGCGAGACGACAAGGAGCGGTGCGGTGGGGTGGCCCTCACGGATGGTGTCGAGGAAACCGTGGACCGCGGGCGTGAAGGCGCGCAGCCGCATCAGATCTGTGTTGACCACATTGATGCCGATCTTGACGCTGATCAGGTCGGCGGGGGTGTCCCGCAAGGTGCGGGCGGTGAACGGGTCGAGCAGTGCGCTGCCGCCGAACCCCAGGTTGATCAGTTCGGCACCGCCGAGCGAGGCGGCAAGCGCGGGCCACGTGGTGGTGGGGCTCGCGGCGTCGGAGCCGTGGCTGATCGAACTGCCGTGGTGCAGCCACACCCGCCGGTCCGGGTCCTGCGCGGGCTCGACGGGGGCATTCGTGCGCAGGGCGACGAGTTCGGTGGTCTCGTTGTGCGGCAGCCAGATCTCGACGTCCTTCATGCCATCGAGCAGATCCGCGAAGCGGAGGGTGCCGGGCGCGCCGGGCCGCAGCTCGGCGGTCCCCGCGGTCATGTCGATGACCAGCGTGTTGCCGCCAGCCACACTGGCCTGACGGGTCAGCCTGCCGTCGACGAGCAGGTCGTACACACCGTCAGGGCGGGGCGGCGCGCCCACGTAGACCCGCTTGGTGGGCAGGACTTCGAGCTCGACGGCGGTGGCGCGGGTACGGAACACCAGGCGTACGCCCGACGGTTGGGCCTCGGCCATGGCGAGCTGCCCGTCGGCGTACTGGGCGCGGGCCCAGGCGGGCAGCCGGTGCGGCAGCACACCGTGCTCGGTGTGCTCCACATCGAGGGCGCCGCGCAGGAGTTCCGCGGTGACGGGCGTGGTGATCCGGTCCTGGGGGGTGTTCATGGCCTCAACCTGTTGATCAATGGGTCTGGGGTACGGGGATTTCCGGCGCCGGCCAGTTCCGCAGCAGGGCGTCGAGGGCGTCGAGGATCCGGGGCCAGGTCTCCTCCGTGTCGGGGGCGCTGTGGCTGAACCCTCCCGCGAGCTCCAGGCTGACGTAGCCGTGGAAGACGCTGCCGAGGAGGCGGACCGCGTGCGTCTGGTCCGGCTCGGTCAGGTCGTAGCCGCGCAGGATCGCCCGCGTCATCTGCGAGTGCCTGCCGCCCGCGCTTGCGGCGGCCGCCTCCGGGGTGAGCCTCATCTGGCCCGCGGCATAGCGGCCGGGGTGTTCCCGGGCGTAGTCGCGGTAGACGTTCGCCAGAGCCGAGAGCGCGTCCTTGCCGGCCCGTCCGGCCAGCGCGGCGGCGCCCCGGTCGGCGAGTTCCTCAAGGGCGAGCAGGGCGATCCTCGTCTTGAGGTCCTGGGAGTTCTTCACATGCGAGTACAGACTCGCGACCTTGACGTCGAACCGTCTGGCGAGCGCCGAGACGGTCACTTGGTCGAACCCGACCTCGTCGGCCAGCTCCGCACCCGCCTGGGTGAGACGTTCCGCGGTCAGCCCTACGCGCACCATGACGTGCCCCTCTCTTGCCGAAATAGATTATGCAGCTGCCTAATACCTTTAGGCAAATCCACGTACGTATTCGGCAAGGAGGGGCGGCAGGGTCAGCGCACCGTCACATGGGCGACGGGCGAGACGGCGCCCCCGCCCACGATCCGCAGGGCGTTGTGCCCCTTGAGGCCGAGCTTGACGGGCATGCTGTACGTCGCGTCGTACTTGATGTTCACGGTCGCGGCCAGCGACACCCACCGCTTGCCCTGCTTCTCCTGCAGGGTGACGCGGGTCCCCGTCGCCATGTGGCGGCTGACGCCGTTGATGTTGAACTGCTGCCAGGCCCGCACACTGGCCACGCTCGCCTTCGCCGTCAGCGCC
Above is a genomic segment from Streptomyces sp. NBC_01381 containing:
- a CDS encoding MerR family transcriptional regulator; this translates as MLTISRLAATAGVTVRTVRHYHHVGLLPEPERDASGYRRYSAQAAVDLIRIRTLADAGVPLARIDALLHAQPTEFAAAVTDIDAELRRKIGQLTEYRRRIAQLDSGERLVLPPEVVAILDRMRGLGVSERRVLLERDAWILMQALDPHVMPERIRDKNAGLDDPETTRLFLACDQAVEWDPYDPRLERLIDDLDAWEIKQERDGSRPGYLKLVSSRISEASPAWQRIVDALDHRAERRRTAGRAS
- a CDS encoding helix-turn-helix domain-containing protein gives rise to the protein MVNGSMPPAGMASAGTPAPLSAPAEKSHAAFSAFPSGLHDHVRPYLDDITAEVVQAIRTEIPEYARPTDNTYMHVVNRGVEQALQGFLARMAHPDTDWESVKATYQSIGRGEADEGRSLDSFQSALRLGARVTWRRVNALVDADLLPRHVLAAFGEALFLHLDEMAAATTAGYTEARLHAAGELQQRRDRLIGLLTADPPASAEAIADLAQSAQWPIPREVAVVVIDHALTPETIRPIVPPEFLARFSEQPGCLVVPDPEGPGRARTIAAALQGLRAVIGPTVALHEGARSLRWALDALELSRRGILPHAGLLHCADHLATLLLFHDEALIDALAQRHLLPLREVRSPQRERLAETLLCWLRSGHNASEVATRLAVHPQTVRYRLRQLDEVFGDRLHDPAAQFEMQLALHALSLRPAGT
- the uvrA gene encoding excinuclease ABC subunit UvrA — encoded protein: MDASTVNADSIRIKGARLHNLKNVSLDVPKNKLVVLTGLSGSGKSTIAFDTLHREGQRQYLESLGLVTTFVSKPAVDSITGLSPSISVDQHLTNRSPRSTVGTVTEVFTYLRLLWARIGHRPCPACGQDVPPAYHVDGDELWGDETSAGESADGEAPSLPCPHCGTAVPGMVMGTFSFNKPAGACATCTGIGTVFQADVRRLVDDGLSVAAGAVLGWLPVLTARNVPVLRAAGEHYGFTFHADTPVRELGDVQRDLLLHGVESDAFRRHFPGVEPPATVARGRFEGVVTAVLRRYAERIDDAAYREKTEKFLVNDVCPDCEGTRLRPESRQVTVAGLTIVDAARLPLDELAEWIGALRGHVTDDEAWQVTEPIVDDLRERVRRLTDVGVGYLTLERATPSLSAGEAQRLRLSSLLGSGLTGVLYVLDEPTIGLHPADTARLVGVLRRLRDLGNTVLVVEHDLDVLRAADHVIDVGPGAGRDGGRIVAAGSPREVAATPGSVTGDHLSGRLAMPLPAAHRPGTGKELVIRGARAHNLRNVTARLPLGRLIAVSGPSGSGKSSLVLDILGRAARQRFHGAGEAPGAHDGIDGWEHIDKVVTIDQQAISRVPRSNAATYSDAFTPIREAFAASADARQRGLTAGHFSFNVAGGRCERCAGAGVLTVQMHFLPDVEVRCPACRGRRFRAEVLGARYGGHDIAQVLEMTVDEALSLFEAVPGAATRLQRMSDVGLGYLQLGQPATTLSGGEAQRVKLAKELGRRATGRTLYLLDEPSTGLHAADTARLLGVLQRLVDAGNSVITIEHNLDVIRAADWVVDLGPEGGAAGGEIVAEGTPKELTRVSASRTGAFLDGV
- a CDS encoding MerR family DNA-binding transcriptional regulator; translation: MSRAETALRPVDLARAAGVSTQQIRNYADAGILPPTPRTPAGYRRFDTRHRRALLAYRALVPGYGLYTAQAIMRAVHADDLPLALTLIDAGHVELHEQRRSLQAAGEALEAVAKETPDDTPQASDAPRLRIGEVAARLGVRTSALRVWEAAGLLHPQREPVTHYRWFGPTDVRDARIVSILRQGHYPLPQIQSVLDGLRETGSPDALRAAIAQRLAALTGRATAMLAASGRLHGYVTGEPEYEPDSEHQHDQA
- a CDS encoding SUMF1/EgtB/PvdO family nonheme iron enzyme; translation: MDVITGTEMIDIPAGRVTLSDRRTRRSWAVDVAACRIAAYPVTQALYARITGLRPSTADGDRLPVEGVSWWDAVRFCNALSEHDGFTPAYRIDGESDGEGIAWDASADGYRLPTEAEWEHACRAGTAGPHYGPLDEIAWYRGNSDERIHDVGGRRPNAWGLYDMLGNVWDWCWDIYDPDVYGSYRVLRGGGWFDEHWSCRASARRRSHPSYRVDDVGFRLARSLGR
- a CDS encoding alpha/beta fold hydrolase, giving the protein MPETTTHTLAATGATLTYDIHGGVIGGDATGDRVLFLIGSPMDATGFTTLASHFTDRTVVTYDPRGTGRSPRTDGATETRPDEHADDLRRVIEALGVGAVDLFASSGGAVNALALVARHGHLVHTLVAHEPPSAQVLPDREAALAVCADIHATYLRDGMGPAMAKFLAVTSRKGPFPDTWADEPAPSPADFGLPVEDDGSRDDPLLGQNMIGCTGFEPDFTALRAASTKIVIAAGQESAGELAARAAARIAAGLDSELAMFPSHHGGFLGGEFGQQGAPEPFAKTLRQVLDAHR
- a CDS encoding GDSL-type esterase/lipase family protein, producing MNTPQDRITTPVTAELLRGALDVEHTEHGVLPHRLPAWARAQYADGQLAMAEAQPSGVRLVFRTRATAVELEVLPTKRVYVGAPPRPDGVYDLLVDGRLTRQASVAGGNTLVIDMTAGTAELRPGAPGTLRFADLLDGMKDVEIWLPHNETTELVALRTNAPVEPAQDPDRRVWLHHGSSISHGSDAASPTTTWPALAASLGGAELINLGFGGSALLDPFTARTLRDTPADLISVKIGINVVNTDLMRLRAFTPAVHGFLDTIREGHPTAPLLVVSPILCPIHEDTPGPCAPDFSALSTGQLRFMATGDPAETANGKLTLTVIRDELARIVAQRAADDPNIHHLDGRDLYGDADFAELPLPDALHPDAATHRRIGERFADLAFAGKGAFADGGA
- a CDS encoding TetR/AcrR family transcriptional regulator; this translates as MVRVGLTAERLTQAGAELADEVGFDQVTVSALARRFDVKVASLYSHVKNSQDLKTRIALLALEELADRGAAALAGRAGKDALSALANVYRDYAREHPGRYAAGQMRLTPEAAAASAGGRHSQMTRAILRGYDLTEPDQTHAVRLLGSVFHGYVSLELAGGFSHSAPDTEETWPRILDALDALLRNWPAPEIPVPQTH